TTAGTTTCTTGTTTTTCTATTTCCCTTCCTCTCTGTCTACTTTGAGCAATCCTCCCGTATTCGGATCAAAATAAACTTTGATGGTAGAATTCTTGTTGAACAAAACCGGAGCCAGATATTCTATCACACCGAATTGGGTAATAGGAAGCTCACCTTCGTAAAGTTTCTTTTTACCGTCGGTCAATGTAACCATAGCTTGTCCGGGTACGTTGTAGGCTATTCCATCCAAATCTTTCTTTTTCTTACCGTCTTCCTGCGGTATCTTGACAGATTTCAGGTCTTTCAGACTGATATAAAACGGAGTTCCTGCCAAATCATTGTTGGCAACTACACCTAACTTCTTTGAGAAACGGAAAGCAACTTCGTTGTTGAGTTCCTTGTCAGGAGTAAGGCGGACAGTGAATGTTCTCTCTTCCTTGTTGCAGGTGCCGGAGAACATTTGCGTCATGGCTTCTTCCTGTGCATTCAGATTGTCGAGCATAATCTTAAGTTGTGCTCCGTCTGAAGGCATATTATCAGCTTGTCCGCGCAATAAGGCATTCTTGCTTTCGCGGATGTTATAGATTTCTTTAGCTACCAGCTCGGCCATCTTGGCGGTAGAGCTAGCCATCAGAATCTCTTCGGTCAGGAATTCACGAGGATTTGCTTTCTTTTGGAGGACTGTGGGAGCGGGAGCGGCTTTTTTGCCTACACTGCTGTTGCTGTAAGGAAC
The Bacteroides luhongzhouii DNA segment above includes these coding regions:
- a CDS encoding DUF4831 family protein, whose translation is MKKLIIAAGLLMTTSAYAQTEVLTGVTRGKDYGVVYSLPKTQIELEIKANKVNYTPGEFSKYADRYLRLTNVSADPEEYWELASVKVKSVGVPNSETTYFVKLKDKTVAPLMELTEDGIVKTINVPYSNSSVGKKAAPAPTVLQKKANPREFLTEEILMASSTAKMAELVAKEIYNIRESKNALLRGQADNMPSDGAQLKIMLDNLNAQEEAMTQMFSGTCNKEERTFTVRLTPDKELNNEVAFRFSKKLGVVANNDLAGTPFYISLKDLKSVKIPQEDGKKKKDLDGIAYNVPGQAMVTLTDGKKKLYEGELPITQFGVIEYLAPVLFNKNSTIKVYFDPNTGGLLKVDREEGK